One Triplophysa dalaica isolate WHDGS20190420 chromosome 11, ASM1584641v1, whole genome shotgun sequence genomic window carries:
- the LOC130432042 gene encoding 28S ribosomal protein S6, mitochondrial-like produces the protein MPRYELCLILKAMQRPEIAAVLRRTVETLFERGAIVRGLDNLGERRLPYKISKHDCRHSQGGYFSIDFHSSPNIISGLLEHLERDIDVLRPTVLKKDIETSKAQCCGSSSETSKQTSLH, from the coding sequence ATGCCGCGGTATGAGCTGTGTTTGATCCTGAAGGCGATGCAGAGGCCGGAGATTGCGGCTGTACTGCGGCGCACGGTGGAGACTCTGTTCGAGCGGGGCGCGATCGTGAGAGGTCTGGATAACCTCGGTGAACGGAGGCTGCCCTACAAGATCTCCAAACATGACTGTCGACACTCACAGGGTGGATACTTCTCCATTGACTTTCACTCTTCGCCCAATATCATTAGCGGCCTGTTAGAGCACCTTGAACGGGACATTGACGTTTTGCGGCCGACAGTTCTGAAGAAAGACATTGAGACTTCCAAAGCACAGTGCTGTGGCTCATCCTCAGAGACATCCAAGCAAACCTCATTGCATTAA